In one window of Tellurirhabdus rosea DNA:
- a CDS encoding SDR family oxidoreductase translates to MNQENQLSRRQAIGGLGSTLAATVIATPVLAASPGPVFTSAAPPLVDPTTKYPKPPFNTPMQPWPGLASKMVPRPDHGESSYKGSGRLQGRKALITGGDSGMGRAAAIAYAREGADVAINYLPAEEPDAKEVIELIRKEGRKAVAIPGDIREEAFCKRLVDEAVKGLGGLDILVSNAARQQTRESILDVSSEDFDATMKTNIYAPFWIIKAALPHMPPGSVIIGTTSEQAYDPSGNLYDYAQTKAATTNFVKSLAKQLGPKGIRVNGVAPGPIWTPLQPSGGATKEKLKTFGGDTPMGRPGQPVELASIYVQLAASDGSYATGQVYGAAGGGGQP, encoded by the coding sequence ATGAATCAAGAAAATCAACTGAGCAGACGCCAGGCTATTGGCGGGCTGGGTAGCACCCTGGCGGCTACCGTTATTGCGACGCCGGTGCTGGCCGCTTCGCCCGGGCCGGTTTTTACTTCGGCCGCGCCGCCGCTTGTAGACCCCACGACCAAGTACCCAAAGCCGCCCTTTAATACACCCATGCAACCCTGGCCGGGACTGGCCAGCAAGATGGTGCCCCGTCCCGACCACGGCGAAAGCAGCTACAAGGGCTCGGGACGTTTGCAGGGCCGGAAAGCCCTGATTACCGGCGGCGATTCGGGAATGGGCCGGGCGGCAGCCATTGCCTACGCCCGCGAAGGGGCCGATGTGGCCATCAACTACCTCCCCGCCGAAGAACCTGACGCGAAAGAGGTCATCGAGCTGATCCGGAAAGAAGGCCGGAAAGCCGTGGCCATTCCCGGAGATATTCGTGAGGAAGCGTTCTGCAAGCGGCTGGTCGACGAAGCGGTCAAAGGGCTGGGCGGGCTGGACATTCTGGTCAGCAACGCGGCCCGGCAACAGACCCGGGAATCGATTCTGGACGTATCCTCGGAAGACTTCGATGCGACCATGAAAACCAACATCTACGCCCCGTTCTGGATCATCAAAGCGGCCCTGCCGCACATGCCTCCCGGCTCGGTCATTATCGGCACGACCTCCGAGCAGGCGTATGACCCATCGGGCAACCTGTATGATTACGCCCAGACCAAGGCCGCCACGACGAATTTTGTCAAATCCCTCGCCAAACAACTGGGTCCCAAAGGCATCCGGGTGAACGGGGTCGCCCCCGGCCCCATCTGGACGCCCTTGCAGCCCAGCGGCGGGGCCACGAAGGAGAAGCTCAAAACCTTCGGCGGAGACACCCCGATGGGACGGCCGGGGCAGCCGGTCGAACTGGCTTCCATCTACGTGCAGCTGGCCGCCAGTGACGGCAGTTACGCCACTGGTCAGGTCTACGGAGCTGCCGGTGGCGGTGGACAGCCCTGA
- a CDS encoding EamA family transporter, protein MWILFSLLAALASALVVTLSKAGIKNVDSNVAFAIQAVLILLVSWGVVIGQGRLADLGRIDRRVWLYLILAGIITCVSSLLSFRALKLGDAARASSLDKVSLVFSITLAVFFLKEKINWQVITGAALMAIGAVLIALARK, encoded by the coding sequence ATGTGGATTCTTTTTTCATTGCTGGCGGCTTTAGCCTCCGCCCTGGTGGTTACTCTTTCCAAGGCCGGAATCAAGAACGTGGATTCCAACGTAGCCTTTGCGATTCAGGCGGTTCTGATCCTGCTGGTTTCCTGGGGAGTGGTTATTGGTCAGGGGCGCCTGGCGGACCTGGGCCGGATCGACCGGCGGGTCTGGCTGTACCTGATTCTGGCGGGCATCATCACCTGCGTTTCGTCGCTGCTTTCCTTTCGGGCTCTGAAGTTGGGCGATGCGGCCCGGGCCTCCTCGCTGGATAAGGTTTCCCTCGTTTTTTCCATTACGCTGGCCGTCTTTTTCCTGAAAGAAAAAATCAACTGGCAGGTGATTACGGGCGCGGCGCTGATGGCCATTGGGGCCGTCCTGATTGCCCTGGCCCGAAAATAA
- a CDS encoding DUF4142 domain-containing protein, whose product MKKILVLLAIAGNMLLSQSCNENKKNSEDSVENAHDANDLKEQNGSGQTDDTNDFAVKAAAGGLLEVTLGQMAQEKGQSPQVKAFGQMMIEDHTKANDELKALAARKNITLPTTLGEDEQKHVDELASLSGAEFDKKYIDLMEDDHEQDVKLFSEAAQEEEDAELKAFASKTLPTLQQHLNKVKAMNTDQ is encoded by the coding sequence ATGAAAAAGATTCTGGTTTTACTGGCCATTGCGGGCAATATGCTGCTGAGTCAGTCCTGCAACGAAAACAAGAAAAACAGCGAGGACAGCGTTGAAAACGCCCATGATGCCAATGATCTGAAAGAACAGAACGGCAGCGGGCAGACCGACGACACCAATGATTTTGCGGTCAAGGCCGCGGCGGGTGGCCTGTTGGAGGTGACTCTCGGGCAGATGGCCCAGGAGAAAGGGCAAAGTCCGCAGGTGAAGGCGTTTGGTCAGATGATGATCGAAGACCACACGAAGGCCAATGACGAACTGAAAGCGCTGGCGGCCCGGAAAAACATAACCCTGCCGACCACCCTGGGCGAAGACGAGCAGAAACACGTCGATGAACTGGCCAGCCTGTCGGGTGCCGAATTTGACAAAAAATACATTGACCTCATGGAAGATGACCACGAGCAGGACGTCAAGCTGTTTAGCGAAGCGGCCCAGGAGGAGGAAGATGCCGAACTGAAAGCCTTCGCTTCCAAGACGCTGCCCACCCTGCAACAGCATCTGAACAAGGTCAAGGCGATGAATACCGACCAGTAA